In one window of Gossypium arboreum isolate Shixiya-1 chromosome 4, ASM2569848v2, whole genome shotgun sequence DNA:
- the LOC108460324 gene encoding uncharacterized protein LOC108460324 produces the protein MSQGESNPDGNTQASRFINEFPVFTNQIDLLIAKYEKLVDTEATQLDEINSLKVMVADKDEKIRIHEQRCRELQEEANELRANLEKTKKEHDVKVSELEKKLKAKEEEVGKMINKVEETANSMTWGKAKKLELRLGSAVG, from the exons atgtCTCAAGGAGAATCCAATCCAGATGGTAACACTCAGGCCAGCAGG tttATCAATGAATTCCCAGTGTTCACGAATCAGATCGACTTATTAATAGCAAAATACGAGAAGTTGGTTGACACTGAAGCAACTCAGCTGGATGAGATCAATAGTTTGAAAGTCATGGTTGCGGACAAAGATGAAAAAATCCGCATACACGAACAACGGTGCCGTGAGCTTCAGGAAGAGGCGAACGAATTGAGGGCGAATTTGGAGAAAACCAAGAAGGAACATGATGTGAAGGTATCTGAGCTCGAGAAAAAGCTCAAGGCCAAGGAAGAGGAAGTAGGCAAAATGATCAATAAGGTTGAGGAGACGGCTAATTCGATGACTTGGGGAAAAGCTAAGAAGCTTGAACTTAGGCTCGGGT CCGCAGTTGGATGA